CCCGATGGTAAACAAATTCGCAAAGGTGCAGTGGATGCCATTAAGGGATTTGTCCGTTCTCGTGGTGGTTACGTTCCTGATGATATAGACGCAGCTTATGAGCGAGTTTCCCGATTAGGCGGTACACCTTTAGCTGTTTGCCAAGATGACAAGATTTATGGTGTCATTTACCTCAAAGATATTGTGAAACCTGGTTTGCGGGAACGCTTTGACCAACTCCGCCGCATGGGTGTTAAGACTATCATGCTCACAGGTGACAACCGGATTACCGCTTCGGTAATTGCCGAGGAAGCCGGGGTAGATGATTTCATTGCCGAAGCGACTCCAGAAGACAAAATTGAGGTAATTCGCTCTGAACAATCTCAGGGTAAACTGGTGGCAATGACTGGGGATGGTACTAATGATGCCCCTGCTTTGGCTCAAGCAAACGTGGGTGTGGCAATGAACTCTGGGACGCAAGCTGCCAAAGAAGCTGCTAACATGGTGGACTTAGACTCAGACCCGACGAAGCTAATTGACCTAGTAACCATAGGTAAACAGTTGCTAATTACTCGTGGAGCGTTGACAACATTCTCCATTGCTAACGATATTGCCAAGTATTTTGCCATCATTCCTACTATCTTTGCAGCTGCTGGAATCGGCGCACTTAATATTATGGGATTAAAGAGCGCCCAATCTGCGATCGTCTCGGCGCTGATTTACAATGCTTTGATTATTCCGGCACTAATTCCGCTAGCACTCAGAGGGGTGAAGTTTTTACCTTTAACAGCAGATCAACTGCTACGTCGCAACATCTTCATCTTTGGTCTTGGCGGCATCGTTGCTCCCTTCATTGCCATCAAACTTATAGATATTATTCTACCTTTGTCTTAATTTACTATGAAACCTATTCAGATCCGACGCACTATTCTTGCATCTCAAGTATTAGAAGAAATAACTGAAATCTGGTGTCAATGGCGTAGACAAAAGCTGCCACTGTATTTATTCTTGGCGATGTGTTTCAACCTAGTGGTTGCACCTCTAGTCTATGCAGCTACTGGTGAAGAGCTTTCCCGCAGTCAATCTTGGGGATTGGGGCTGTTAGGAATGGTGACACTAGGGCTTTCTATCTATTTATTTTTTGTAATGTTTGTACCGGAGAAATTCTAATGAGTTTTGCACGTGAAGCTAGTAGAGCTATTCGTTCTACCTTGGTACTCTGGGTTATGGTCGCGATTATTTATCCTTTTGGGATGATTGCTATTGGGCAGATTGTGTTTCCATTTCAAGCCAATGGCAGTCTGCTAAAAAATAATGCAGGTCAAGTTGTGGGTTCTGCTTTGATTGGTCAACCTTTTAGTAGCGATCGCTATTTTAACAGTCGTCCCAGTACCACGAGCTACAGCACCGCCGACCCCAAAAAGGATGATGCGGGAGTTTTAAGAACTGGGGTTTCTGGCGCTAGCAACTTGGCTCCCAGTAATCCCGCATTGCTGGAACGCATCAAAGGTAAAGATGACCCCGACCCCAGCAAAAAGGTTGAAGGTGACTTCAATCGTCTGAAAACAGCAGGTGTGCAGCCAACTGGCGATTTAGTCTACACCTCTGGTTCCAGCCTTGACCCCCACATTACCCCTGAAGCTGCAACAGCGCAAATTGCACGAGTAGCCAAGGCGCGAGGAATTCAATCCACCCAACTGGAAACTTTGATTGCCCAAAATAGCGATGGTCGTTTTCTCGGTATCTTTGGTGAACCT
This region of Nostoc sp. UHCC 0302 genomic DNA includes:
- a CDS encoding potassium-transporting ATPase subunit F, which encodes MKPIQIRRTILASQVLEEITEIWCQWRRQKLPLYLFLAMCFNLVVAPLVYAATGEELSRSQSWGLGLLGMVTLGLSIYLFFVMFVPEKF
- the kdpC gene encoding K(+)-transporting ATPase subunit C, whose translation is MSFAREASRAIRSTLVLWVMVAIIYPFGMIAIGQIVFPFQANGSLLKNNAGQVVGSALIGQPFSSDRYFNSRPSTTSYSTADPKKDDAGVLRTGVSGASNLAPSNPALLERIKGKDDPDPSKKVEGDFNRLKTAGVQPTGDLVYTSGSSLDPHITPEAATAQIARVAKARGIQSTQLETLIAQNSDGRFLGIFGEPGVNVLKLNLALDQIKG